From one Comamonas piscis genomic stretch:
- a CDS encoding TonB-dependent receptor, which produces MSYTKQRRHQPNLIVMALMAAAATASASAQQAQTTEAAAATGSAAEVTANAPVNLPQVTVRDRYEREDLPALAPGRKAAKGARLGILGATSIMEAPVHVNAYTRELAEDWSALSLQDVLENDAAVVFTTNKGHLLQNFNLRGLDVTAMDIATNGLYGIAPANSVPIEMFERVEVMRGPNVLLSGMPPLASVAGSVNMVTKRALAQPIADLTATYVSDSYYQLHADVGKRFGPEQRLGLRFNGVYGSGDMGAEDEKQKRNVGALGLDYLGDNFRLYLDLYNSVNKIDGGSPAMFSFLGSAAIPGVGYLLSPPDGDVNLFKGSHGKYDNSGLLARAEFDFSKNWQGYVAAGGSEAEGQGLLFGTRAIVTGADGTTRGAIYNVHTKSERRTAEAGVIGKFDTGSVQHRLQLSFNILKHKEGTVNTACNYCYTTNMYRPTEPTFPAAPTFKGYATENEFRSIAIADTMGFWDEKLLLTLGLRHQTVKTPLVNGVASNYSESRVSPMVAAVVRPWGENIALFANYTEGLEPGRTVGTGFANQGDTLAPMQTKQGEVGVKLQAGETTHTFSAFQIKKPSVITNSANFQVLDGEQRLRGLEWSAFGKLSETVALLGGVEYIKSKQINTGLENYGVPKLRTRIGLDWDTPVQGLSVGGRFFHTGSQWADSGNRLKVPSWNRLDAMARYATKFGATPVRFNASVENLTNKNYWIGMFNDGFVMPGAPRTYRLSATVSF; this is translated from the coding sequence ATGTCATACACCAAGCAACGTAGACACCAACCCAACCTGATCGTGATGGCCTTGATGGCGGCAGCCGCCACTGCCAGCGCATCCGCCCAACAAGCCCAAACTACCGAGGCAGCAGCAGCAACTGGCAGCGCTGCCGAGGTAACCGCCAACGCGCCGGTCAACCTGCCCCAGGTAACCGTGCGCGACCGCTATGAGCGCGAGGACCTGCCCGCACTCGCCCCCGGGCGCAAGGCGGCCAAGGGTGCGCGGCTGGGCATTCTGGGGGCGACCTCGATCATGGAGGCACCCGTCCACGTCAATGCCTACACCCGTGAGCTGGCCGAGGACTGGTCGGCGCTGTCGCTGCAGGATGTGCTGGAGAACGATGCGGCGGTGGTCTTCACCACCAACAAGGGCCACTTGCTGCAGAACTTCAACCTGCGCGGGCTGGATGTGACGGCGATGGACATAGCGACCAATGGGCTCTACGGCATTGCGCCGGCCAACTCGGTGCCGATCGAGATGTTTGAGCGGGTCGAGGTGATGCGTGGCCCCAATGTGCTGCTGTCTGGCATGCCACCGCTGGCCAGCGTGGCCGGCTCGGTCAATATGGTGACCAAGCGCGCGCTGGCCCAGCCGATTGCGGATCTGACTGCCACCTATGTCTCTGATTCGTACTACCAACTGCATGCCGATGTGGGCAAGCGCTTTGGGCCTGAGCAGCGCCTGGGCCTGCGCTTCAACGGCGTCTATGGATCAGGGGATATGGGTGCCGAGGATGAAAAGCAAAAGCGCAATGTGGGTGCGCTGGGCCTGGATTACCTGGGTGACAACTTCCGCCTCTACCTGGACCTGTACAACAGCGTCAACAAGATCGATGGCGGCAGCCCTGCGATGTTCAGCTTTTTGGGCAGCGCAGCCATCCCCGGTGTGGGCTATTTGCTGTCGCCGCCCGATGGCGATGTGAACCTGTTCAAGGGCTCGCATGGCAAATACGACAACAGCGGTTTGCTAGCCCGGGCGGAGTTTGATTTCAGCAAAAACTGGCAAGGCTATGTGGCAGCGGGCGGCTCAGAGGCCGAAGGCCAGGGCCTGCTGTTTGGCACGCGCGCCATCGTCACCGGCGCCGATGGCACCACGCGCGGCGCCATCTACAACGTACACACCAAGTCGGAGCGCCGCACGGCCGAGGCTGGTGTCATCGGCAAGTTCGACACCGGCAGCGTGCAGCACCGCCTGCAGCTGTCGTTCAACATCCTCAAGCACAAGGAAGGCACGGTCAACACGGCCTGCAACTACTGCTACACCACCAATATGTACCGGCCGACCGAGCCGACTTTCCCGGCAGCGCCGACTTTCAAGGGCTACGCCACGGAGAATGAATTCCGCTCCATCGCGATTGCCGACACGATGGGCTTTTGGGATGAAAAACTGCTGCTGACCCTGGGCCTGCGCCACCAAACGGTGAAGACCCCGCTGGTCAATGGCGTCGCCTCCAACTACAGCGAAAGCCGCGTCTCGCCGATGGTGGCCGCCGTAGTGCGCCCCTGGGGCGAGAACATTGCGCTGTTTGCCAACTACACCGAAGGCCTGGAGCCCGGCCGCACCGTGGGCACCGGCTTTGCCAACCAGGGCGACACCCTGGCCCCCATGCAAACCAAGCAGGGCGAAGTGGGCGTCAAACTGCAGGCAGGCGAGACCACCCACACCTTCAGCGCCTTCCAGATCAAGAAGCCCTCGGTCATCACCAACAGCGCCAACTTCCAGGTGCTCGATGGCGAGCAGCGCCTGCGCGGCCTGGAATGGAGCGCTTTTGGCAAGCTGAGCGAAACCGTGGCTCTGCTGGGTGGCGTCGAATACATCAAGTCAAAGCAGATCAACACCGGATTGGAGAACTACGGCGTGCCCAAGCTGCGCACCCGCATTGGCCTGGATTGGGACACCCCCGTGCAAGGCCTGTCGGTGGGCGGGCGCTTCTTCCACACCGGCTCGCAATGGGCCGACTCGGGCAACCGCCTGAAAGTGCCGTCCTGGAACCGTCTCGACGCCATGGCCCGCTATGCCACCAAGTTTGGCGCCACCCCCGTGCGCTTTAACGCCAGCGTGGAAAACCTGACCAACAAGAACTACTGGATCGGCATGTTCAACGACGGCTTTGTGATGCCGGGTGCGCCGCGCACCTACCGCTTGTCGGCCACCGTGTCGTTCTGA
- a CDS encoding protease complex subunit PrcB family protein: protein MSMKSSFLALAWAVACCIAAAEPAPLSFVRIKSTYGSAQHEPASLVARNAQELEELVQRHGAPAIPKPGALIADVQNHMVIGIFLGDRPSPGYGMSVQSVEQVNEQLVVTYQEYIPDKTAVHAAALMQLFEIIQTPQTRLPVVCKGLPAISIDEANRRSQSKQKTSSAS from the coding sequence ATGTCCATGAAATCCAGTTTTCTCGCCCTGGCATGGGCAGTTGCCTGCTGTATCGCTGCAGCAGAACCGGCCCCGCTTAGCTTCGTCCGTATCAAAAGCACCTATGGTTCTGCGCAACATGAACCCGCCAGCCTGGTGGCCAGAAATGCGCAAGAACTGGAGGAGCTCGTCCAGCGCCATGGCGCACCTGCTATTCCAAAACCTGGTGCTTTGATTGCGGATGTTCAAAATCACATGGTGATTGGCATATTCCTGGGAGACAGGCCTAGCCCTGGTTACGGCATGTCCGTGCAATCGGTTGAGCAGGTAAATGAACAGCTGGTGGTCACTTACCAAGAGTACATCCCCGATAAGACTGCCGTTCATGCTGCAGCGCTTATGCAGTTGTTTGAGATTATTCAAACACCCCAAACCAGGTTGCCGGTGGTATGCAAAGGGCTGCCTGCCATCAGTATCGATGAGGCCAACCGCAGGTCCCAGTCAAAACAGAAAACCAGCAGTGCTTCATGA
- a CDS encoding DUF2834 domain-containing protein, with protein sequence MQILYLSLCIAGTVLPLSQFIPWLCAHGLDVPLLLQQATSSPLSAFAWSDVLVSGITVAVLIVVEGRRLAMPRLWLPVCCLVVGPSLALPLFLLLRHRHLAAVGSAEKEPCKQCQNPS encoded by the coding sequence GTGCAAATCCTCTATTTGTCTCTCTGTATCGCGGGCACTGTATTGCCGCTGTCGCAATTTATTCCATGGCTTTGCGCACATGGCCTGGATGTGCCACTCCTTTTGCAACAGGCCACTTCCAGCCCACTTTCCGCTTTCGCTTGGTCTGACGTTCTGGTGTCCGGCATCACCGTTGCGGTGTTGATCGTGGTGGAGGGAAGAAGGCTTGCCATGCCCAGGCTGTGGCTGCCCGTCTGCTGTCTTGTAGTGGGGCCATCGTTGGCATTGCCGCTGTTTCTTCTGCTGCGCCATCGGCATCTGGCTGCAGTGGGGTCCGCTGAAAAGGAGCCATGCAAGCAATGCCAGAATCCGTCTTGA